Proteins found in one Vagococcus carniphilus genomic segment:
- the sufB gene encoding Fe-S cluster assembly protein SufB, with amino-acid sequence MSEVPELEEYKFGFHDDVKPIFSTGEGLTEDVVREISAQKDEPEWMLEFRLKSLEAFNKMPMQKWGPDLSDIDFGKIKYYQKPSDKPARDWDDVPDKIKETFERIGIPEAERKYLAGASAQYESEVVYHNMKDEFSKLGIVFTDTDTALKEYPEIFKQYFSTLVPPTDNKLAALNSAVWSGGTFIYVPKGVRVDVPLQTYFRINAENTGQFERTLIVVDEGASVHYVEGCTAPTYSSNSLHAAIVEIFTLKDAYCRYTTIQNWSDNVYNLVTKRARAEQGATIEWIDGNLGAKTTMKYPSVYLEGEGARGTMLSVAFAGANQIQDTGAKMIHNAPNTSSSIVSKSISKDGGEVNYRGQVTFAKNSPGSISHIECDTIIMDELSKSDTIPFNEIHNSHVALEHEAKVSKISEEQLYYLMSRGLSEEEATEMIVMGFVEPFTKELPMEYAVELNRLISYEMEGSVG; translated from the coding sequence ATGAGTGAAGTACCAGAGTTAGAAGAATATAAATTTGGTTTTCATGATGATGTTAAACCAATCTTCAGTACAGGAGAAGGATTAACAGAGGATGTTGTTAGAGAGATTTCAGCTCAAAAAGATGAACCGGAATGGATGCTAGAATTCCGTTTGAAATCATTAGAAGCCTTTAACAAAATGCCAATGCAAAAATGGGGACCAGATTTATCAGATATTGATTTTGGAAAAATTAAATATTACCAAAAACCAAGTGATAAACCAGCTCGTGACTGGGATGATGTACCAGATAAAATCAAAGAAACCTTTGAGCGAATCGGTATTCCAGAAGCAGAAAGAAAATACTTAGCTGGAGCGTCAGCACAGTATGAATCAGAAGTGGTTTACCACAATATGAAAGATGAATTTTCAAAATTAGGAATCGTCTTTACTGATACAGACACAGCTTTAAAAGAGTATCCAGAAATATTCAAACAATATTTCTCAACATTAGTGCCACCAACAGATAATAAATTAGCGGCATTAAACTCAGCTGTTTGGTCAGGTGGAACATTTATCTATGTACCAAAAGGGGTACGAGTAGATGTGCCACTACAAACTTATTTCCGTATTAACGCGGAAAACACAGGACAATTTGAAAGAACACTAATCGTAGTAGACGAAGGAGCTAGCGTACATTACGTTGAAGGATGTACAGCACCAACTTACTCAAGTAACAGTCTTCATGCAGCGATTGTTGAAATCTTTACATTAAAAGATGCTTATTGTCGTTATACAACCATCCAAAACTGGTCTGACAACGTTTATAACTTAGTTACAAAACGTGCCAGAGCAGAACAAGGAGCGACAATTGAGTGGATCGATGGTAACTTAGGTGCTAAGACTACCATGAAATACCCAAGTGTTTACCTTGAAGGAGAAGGCGCTCGTGGAACAATGCTATCAGTGGCATTTGCAGGAGCTAACCAAATTCAAGATACAGGTGCTAAAATGATTCATAACGCACCAAACACATCAAGTTCAATCGTCTCAAAATCAATCTCAAAAGATGGCGGTGAAGTGAACTACCGTGGACAAGTAACATTTGCTAAAAATAGCCCAGGATCAATCTCCCACATTGAGTGTGATACGATTATCATGGATGAATTATCGAAAAGTGATACGATACCATTTAACGAAATTCATAATAGCCATGTGGCACTTGAACACGAAGCAAAAGTATCAAAAATCTCAGAAGAACAATTGTATTATCTAATGAGTCGTGGCTTAAGTGAAGAAGAAGCGACAGAGATGATTGTTATGGGATTTGTGGAACCATTTACGAAAGAACTTCCAATGGAGTATGCTGTTGAGCTTAATAGGCTTATCAGTTATGAGATG
- the sufU gene encoding Fe-S cluster assembly sulfur transfer protein SufU: MALSRLENLYRQVILDHTSHPRNKGTLNEATSQIELNNPTCGDVIQLQLQIKDDVIEDVKFDGHGCSISMASASMMTTAIIGKTEKEAIEIIASFLELVQGEEVEDKKKLGDAQMLSGVAKFPARIKCATLAWKALERGIIQDNETTVEGHIHTEG; this comes from the coding sequence ATGGCTTTATCTAGATTAGAAAACTTATATCGGCAAGTCATTTTGGACCATACCTCTCATCCAAGAAATAAGGGAACACTGAATGAAGCGACAAGCCAAATTGAGTTGAATAACCCAACTTGTGGAGATGTGATTCAATTGCAACTTCAAATTAAAGATGATGTTATCGAAGATGTGAAATTTGATGGGCATGGTTGCTCAATCAGTATGGCAAGTGCCAGTATGATGACAACAGCTATTATCGGAAAAACCGAAAAAGAAGCCATTGAGATTATTGCCAGTTTTCTAGAGTTAGTCCAAGGTGAAGAAGTCGAAGATAAAAAGAAATTAGGAGACGCTCAGATGCTTTCAGGTGTCGCTAAATTTCCTGCACGAATCAAATGTGCGACCTTAGCTTGGAAAGCCTTAGAAAGAGGTATTATTCAAGACAATGAAACAACTGTCGAAGGACACATACATACTGAAGGATAA